In one Umezawaea sp. Da 62-37 genomic region, the following are encoded:
- a CDS encoding LacI family DNA-binding transcriptional regulator has translation MAGKERKATIKDVAARAGVSPSAVTIALHDKPGVSSSTRERILKAARDLGWTPNLAAASLAGSKVHTVGLVIARPARMLGLEPFYMEFISGIESVLGRRSCSLLLRLAESGEEIEVHREWWQGGRVNGSILVDLLVDDPRLPALAAIGLPAVVVGHPSLAGPFTSVWTDDAAAITEAVRYLAALGHRRIARVSGPPELGHSAIRTAAFAAVTAELGLQEHTAVADFSADQGSRACRNLLLAPDRPTAIVFDNDLMAVAALGVAAEFGLSVPGDLSLLAWDDSQLCQLTRPTLTAMQHDVFSFGAQAAETLFDVMGGVEPPVYRAHVPSLIPRASTAPPR, from the coding sequence GTGGCGGGCAAAGAGCGCAAAGCGACCATCAAGGACGTCGCCGCTCGGGCCGGGGTGTCGCCGTCTGCGGTGACGATCGCGTTGCACGACAAGCCCGGTGTCTCCAGCTCCACGCGCGAGCGCATCCTCAAGGCCGCACGGGACCTGGGGTGGACGCCGAACCTGGCCGCCGCCTCCCTGGCGGGCAGCAAAGTGCACACGGTGGGACTGGTCATCGCCCGCCCGGCCCGCATGCTGGGGCTGGAGCCCTTCTACATGGAGTTCATCTCCGGGATCGAGAGCGTGCTGGGGCGCCGGTCGTGTTCGTTGCTGCTGCGCTTGGCGGAGAGCGGGGAGGAGATCGAGGTCCACCGCGAATGGTGGCAGGGCGGCCGGGTCAACGGCAGCATCCTGGTCGACCTGCTCGTGGACGATCCTCGTCTCCCGGCCTTGGCTGCGATCGGACTGCCCGCCGTCGTGGTCGGGCACCCGAGCCTGGCCGGACCGTTCACCTCGGTGTGGACCGACGACGCCGCCGCGATCACCGAGGCCGTTCGCTACCTCGCGGCATTGGGACACCGCCGCATCGCGCGGGTCAGCGGGCCGCCCGAGTTGGGTCACAGCGCGATCCGCACCGCGGCTTTCGCCGCGGTGACGGCGGAACTGGGGCTGCAGGAGCACACGGCGGTGGCCGATTTCTCCGCCGATCAAGGCAGCCGGGCATGTCGGAACCTGTTGCTCGCCCCGGACAGGCCCACGGCGATCGTGTTCGACAACGACCTCATGGCGGTGGCGGCCCTCGGCGTCGCCGCGGAGTTCGGCTTGTCGGTGCCCGGTGACCTGTCGCTGCTGGCGTGGGACGACTCGCAGCTGTGCCAACTCACCCGGCCGACGTTGACCGCGATGCAGCACGACGTGTTCTCCTTCGGCGCGCAGGCGGCCGAAACGTTGTTCGACGTCATGGGTGGCGTGGAGCCCCCGGTGTACCGGGCCCACGTTCCCAGCCTGATCCCTCGTGCGTCCACGGCGCCACCACGCTGA
- a CDS encoding response regulator transcription factor, whose translation MRVLVVEDARALAAIVAEGLRDQGMAVDIAHDGLAAAAKLDVNAYEVVLLDRDLPGIHGDALCQMITGRDDRPMVLMLTAAGSPGDRVSGLTLGADDYLAKPFHFPELVLRIRSLARRRPSSRGRVLRADGVELDPVARTATRDGTRLDLSVKEFALLEALLQASPAHLSAEDLLERVWDEHADPFTNTVTVTIGRLRRKLGAPPVITTTAGVGYRIAEPAG comes from the coding sequence GTGAGGGTCCTGGTGGTGGAGGACGCGCGGGCGCTCGCCGCCATCGTGGCGGAGGGGCTGCGCGATCAGGGCATGGCCGTGGACATCGCCCACGACGGCCTCGCCGCCGCGGCCAAGCTCGACGTCAACGCCTACGAGGTGGTCCTGCTCGACCGCGACCTGCCCGGCATCCACGGCGACGCGCTCTGCCAGATGATCACCGGCCGGGACGACCGCCCCATGGTCCTGATGCTCACCGCCGCGGGCTCGCCGGGGGACCGGGTCAGCGGCCTCACCCTCGGCGCCGACGACTACCTGGCCAAGCCCTTCCACTTCCCCGAACTGGTGCTGCGCATCCGCTCCCTGGCCCGCCGCCGCCCGTCCTCGCGCGGCCGCGTCCTGCGCGCGGACGGTGTGGAACTGGACCCGGTCGCCCGCACGGCCACCCGCGACGGCACCCGCCTGGACCTCTCGGTCAAGGAGTTCGCGCTCCTGGAAGCGCTGCTGCAAGCCAGTCCCGCGCACCTGAGCGCCGAAGACCTGCTGGAACGCGTGTGGGACGAACACGCCGACCCGTTCACCAACACCGTGACCGTCACGATCGGCCGCCTGCGCCGCAAACTCGGCGCCCCGCCCGTCATCACCACCACCGCGGGCGTGGGCTACCGCATCGCGGAGCCCGCCGGGTAG
- a CDS encoding trypsin-like serine protease gives MSSSSRRRPLLRIGTLAFAVVLGAGTASAAIVVRELKAVTLARQSSSPTPDAVKNASGGGLQTTTTTTTPPPPPLSAILPFNAKLASQDIPALDGGVRRGGCSGSLIAPEWVVTAGHCFHDIDDVRVSGVPPYTMTVTIGKLKDSDPGGRTAQVVDVRQSPINDLAVVKLSVPVLDVVPLTLADEEPLIGQQLQFAGWGSTSATVIVASDHLKRGVFTVSAIAPSTFEALPVQTRTVENSPCPEDSGAPFFTSSDDKTGQLVAIVSTGPACPQPGAEIIARVDVQADWIREQTGGTAK, from the coding sequence GTGAGCTCCAGTTCGCGAAGACGCCCGCTCCTGCGCATCGGGACGCTGGCGTTCGCCGTCGTCTTGGGCGCGGGCACCGCCTCCGCCGCCATCGTGGTCCGCGAGTTGAAGGCGGTGACGCTGGCCCGCCAGTCGTCGTCCCCCACTCCGGACGCGGTCAAGAACGCCAGTGGCGGTGGCCTCCAGACGACCACTACGACCACGACGCCCCCTCCCCCGCCCCTGTCCGCGATCCTGCCGTTCAACGCGAAGCTCGCGTCGCAGGACATCCCCGCCCTCGATGGCGGTGTGCGCCGCGGCGGGTGCAGCGGTTCGCTGATCGCCCCCGAGTGGGTCGTCACGGCCGGGCACTGCTTCCACGACATCGACGACGTGCGGGTGAGCGGCGTGCCGCCGTACACGATGACGGTGACGATCGGGAAGCTCAAGGACAGCGATCCCGGCGGGCGGACGGCGCAGGTCGTGGACGTCCGGCAGTCGCCGATCAACGACCTCGCCGTCGTGAAGCTCAGCGTGCCGGTCCTCGACGTCGTGCCGCTGACGTTGGCCGACGAGGAGCCGCTGATCGGTCAGCAGTTGCAGTTCGCCGGGTGGGGTTCGACCTCGGCGACCGTCATCGTCGCCTCCGACCACCTCAAACGAGGGGTGTTCACGGTGTCGGCGATCGCGCCGTCCACCTTCGAGGCCCTGCCCGTGCAGACGCGCACCGTGGAGAACAGCCCGTGCCCCGAGGACTCGGGCGCGCCGTTCTTCACCTCGTCCGACGACAAGACCGGGCAGCTGGTGGCCATCGTGAGCACCGGGCCCGCGTGCCCGCAGCCCGGCGCGGAGATCATCGCGCGGGTGGACGTCCAGGCCGACTGGATCCGCGAGCAGACCGGGGGCACCGCGAAGTAG
- a CDS encoding extracellular solute-binding protein: MRRTLAAAAGLVLVAGLTACGGGGGEQEDSEVVAVPPDPAKVTGTITVLTNRTDQVQDGTTQEYATEFAKVYPGVKVEFQGLTDYEGEVRIRLNSEDYGDVLSIPNSVPTNQYPRFFAPLGTSDELSRKYDFTERATLDSKVYGIANIGTANGFVYNKAVWERGGVTEWPTTPAEFLNALKAIKDKTGATPYYTNYKDGWPMTNWGNGLGSPSCDPAANDKLSEIDDPWGPGRDLTVVDTLLHDIVHDGLSEADPSTTNWENSKNLIATGEVATMWLGSWAVVQMRDAAEKAGLNPEDIGFMPFPAQSGGKFCTVVRPDYQYAINKHSKSKEAARAWIEWFIEKSGDARQALSISSVKGAPLPDSLKPFEAADVTFVRLGLGKSALVDDVDKASEIGLGSKDYPQRIVDVARGAADGDLAGVFADLNRRWAEARASVG; encoded by the coding sequence GTGCGCAGAACTCTCGCGGCGGCGGCAGGACTCGTCCTCGTAGCCGGTCTCACCGCGTGCGGCGGCGGTGGTGGTGAGCAGGAGGATTCGGAGGTGGTGGCGGTGCCGCCCGATCCCGCGAAGGTCACCGGGACGATCACGGTGCTGACCAACCGGACCGACCAGGTGCAGGACGGCACGACCCAGGAGTACGCGACGGAGTTCGCCAAGGTCTACCCCGGTGTGAAGGTCGAGTTCCAGGGCCTGACCGATTACGAGGGGGAGGTGCGGATCCGCCTCAACAGCGAGGACTACGGCGATGTCCTGTCCATCCCGAACTCCGTGCCCACCAACCAGTACCCGCGGTTCTTCGCCCCCTTGGGCACGTCCGACGAGCTGTCGCGCAAGTACGACTTCACCGAACGCGCGACCTTGGACTCCAAGGTCTACGGCATCGCCAACATAGGCACCGCCAACGGTTTCGTCTACAACAAGGCGGTCTGGGAACGCGGTGGCGTCACCGAATGGCCCACGACGCCCGCGGAGTTCCTCAACGCCCTGAAGGCCATCAAGGACAAGACCGGGGCGACGCCGTACTACACCAACTACAAGGACGGCTGGCCGATGACGAACTGGGGCAACGGCCTGGGCTCACCCAGCTGCGACCCGGCCGCCAACGACAAGCTCTCCGAGATCGACGACCCGTGGGGACCGGGCCGTGACCTCACCGTCGTGGACACCCTCTTGCACGACATCGTCCACGATGGACTGTCCGAAGCGGACCCGAGCACCACCAACTGGGAGAACTCCAAGAACCTCATCGCCACCGGCGAGGTCGCCACCATGTGGCTGGGTTCCTGGGCGGTGGTGCAGATGCGTGACGCTGCCGAGAAGGCCGGTCTCAACCCCGAGGACATCGGGTTCATGCCGTTCCCGGCCCAGTCGGGCGGGAAGTTCTGCACGGTGGTCCGACCCGACTACCAGTACGCGATCAACAAGCACAGCAAGTCCAAGGAAGCCGCCCGCGCCTGGATCGAGTGGTTCATCGAGAAGTCCGGCGACGCCCGGCAAGCGCTGTCGATCTCCTCGGTTAAGGGCGCGCCGCTGCCGGACAGCCTGAAGCCCTTCGAAGCCGCGGACGTGACGTTCGTCCGCCTCGGCCTCGGGAAGAGCGCCCTCGTCGACGACGTCGACAAGGCGTCGGAGATCGGGCTGGGCAGCAAGGACTACCCGCAGCGCATCGTCGACGTCGCCCGCGGCGCCGCGGACGGTGACCTCGCCGGTGTGTTCGCCGACCTCAACCGCCGATGGGCCGAGGCCCGCGCCTCGGTCGGCTGA
- a CDS encoding alcohol dehydrogenase catalytic domain-containing protein, with protein sequence MVCLSARRVPLERRELRDDDVAVRVDHCGVCHSDLHAIRGATGGPKGPLVPGHKFTGTATAVGAAATAFAVGDRVAVGTVVDSCGTCPMCEVGQENFCFEFPTTTYNGTDRVDGTRTQGGYSREYVLREKFAYPCPSVWTRPPQPRSCAPGSPCGNPCARPASDRTAASP encoded by the coding sequence TTGGTTTGTCTTTCGGCCCGGCGGGTCCCGCTCGAGCGCAGGGAGCTGCGCGACGACGACGTCGCGGTGCGCGTCGACCACTGCGGCGTGTGCCACAGCGACCTGCACGCGATCCGCGGCGCCACGGGCGGCCCGAAGGGACCGCTGGTCCCCGGCCACAAGTTCACCGGAACGGCCACCGCCGTCGGCGCCGCGGCCACCGCCTTCGCCGTCGGCGACCGGGTCGCGGTCGGCACCGTCGTCGACTCCTGCGGAACGTGCCCGATGTGCGAGGTAGGACAGGAGAACTTCTGCTTCGAGTTCCCCACCACCACCTACAACGGCACCGACCGCGTCGACGGCACCCGCACCCAAGGTGGCTACAGCCGCGAGTACGTGCTGCGCGAGAAGTTCGCCTACCCTTGCCCGTCGGTTTGGACCCGGCCGCCGCAGCCCCGCTCCTGTGCGCCGGGATCACCGTGTGGGAACCCCTGCGCGCGGCCGGCATCGGACCGAACAGCCGCGTCGCCGTAG
- a CDS encoding TetR family transcriptional regulator has translation MPELPSTPKGAATSRRILDAAAEEFSERGIAGARIERVIAAARTNKAQLYGYFGNKEGLFDAVIADAVSRGTKALPFDVDDIAGWAVEIYDQNLRHPDLVRLIAWIRLERRPTGMWFDHSDHDHKLTAIAKAQAAGRLRDCDPFDLLTVVLAMACAWSPASGVYAATSDEPAADHDRRRALLRDCVRSAVTP, from the coding sequence ATGCCCGAACTGCCGTCCACGCCCAAGGGCGCCGCGACCAGTCGGCGCATCCTCGACGCGGCCGCCGAGGAGTTCTCCGAACGCGGTATCGCGGGCGCCCGGATCGAGCGCGTCATCGCGGCGGCGCGCACCAACAAGGCGCAGCTCTACGGCTACTTCGGCAACAAGGAGGGCCTGTTCGACGCCGTGATCGCCGACGCCGTGAGCCGCGGCACCAAGGCCCTCCCCTTCGACGTGGACGACATCGCGGGCTGGGCCGTGGAGATCTACGACCAGAACCTGCGCCACCCCGACCTGGTCCGCCTCATCGCCTGGATCCGCCTGGAACGGCGTCCGACCGGCATGTGGTTCGACCACTCCGACCACGACCACAAGCTCACCGCCATCGCCAAGGCACAGGCGGCGGGCCGGTTGCGCGACTGCGACCCCTTCGACCTGCTGACCGTGGTCCTCGCCATGGCGTGCGCGTGGTCACCGGCCAGCGGTGTGTACGCCGCCACCTCCGACGAGCCCGCCGCCGACCACGACCGCCGCCGGGCCCTGCTGCGCGACTGCGTCCGCAGCGCGGTCACGCCGTGA
- a CDS encoding sugar ABC transporter permease, producing MSAPPLAQARRSRAPSPGSPARSRRGPDDIRVAAGGRGWTPWAFLLVPLAFLAAFTYLPVAAMLFYSFTDWDGFSRTQDFVGADNYVELLTRPQLFRVFAVSLFYLAGAFVQLVLALYFATVLSFGTRLGNVFKGFLFFPYLINGVAIGFVFLYFFQPGGTLDTVLGALGVGPRLWLGDPDLVNTSLAGVSVWRFTGLTFVLFLGAIQSIPPHLYEAAELDGASRWQQFRHIIVPGIKPIIGLSAILAVSGSLSVFEIPFIMTGGSNNSETFVIQTIKLAFTFDKVGLASAAAVVLLALVLLVTWLQRILVPQERVEQS from the coding sequence ATGTCCGCACCACCGCTCGCGCAGGCCCGCCGCTCACGCGCTCCATCGCCTGGTTCACCCGCCAGGTCGCGACGCGGACCCGACGACATCCGCGTCGCGGCAGGCGGACGCGGCTGGACGCCCTGGGCGTTCTTGCTCGTCCCGCTGGCGTTCCTGGCGGCGTTCACGTACCTGCCGGTCGCGGCGATGCTGTTCTACAGCTTCACCGACTGGGACGGCTTCAGCCGAACCCAGGACTTCGTCGGCGCCGACAACTACGTCGAACTGCTCACCAGACCGCAGCTGTTCCGGGTGTTCGCGGTCAGCCTGTTCTACCTCGCGGGCGCGTTCGTCCAACTGGTCCTGGCGCTGTACTTCGCCACCGTGCTGAGCTTCGGAACCCGACTGGGCAACGTCTTCAAGGGTTTCCTGTTCTTCCCCTACCTGATCAACGGTGTGGCCATCGGTTTCGTCTTCCTCTACTTCTTCCAGCCGGGAGGGACCCTGGACACCGTGCTGGGCGCGCTCGGCGTCGGACCGCGGCTGTGGCTGGGCGATCCGGACCTGGTCAACACCTCGTTGGCGGGGGTGTCGGTGTGGCGCTTCACCGGACTGACGTTCGTGCTGTTCCTCGGAGCGATCCAATCCATCCCTCCCCACCTGTACGAAGCGGCGGAACTGGACGGCGCGAGCCGGTGGCAGCAGTTCCGCCACATCATCGTGCCCGGCATCAAGCCGATCATCGGTCTCAGCGCGATCCTGGCGGTGTCCGGCTCGCTGTCGGTGTTCGAGATCCCGTTCATCATGACCGGCGGCTCCAACAACAGCGAGACCTTCGTCATCCAGACGATCAAACTCGCCTTCACCTTCGACAAGGTGGGGCTCGCGTCGGCCGCGGCCGTGGTGCTGCTGGCACTGGTCCTGCTGGTGACCTGGCTCCAGCGGATCCTGGTCCCGCAGGAGAGGGTGGAACAGTCGTGA
- a CDS encoding carbohydrate ABC transporter permease, with amino-acid sequence MTTTSAGRRRSSPRAILAALLKYLSLTLAVVAVVLPLAAVLLTSLRTSEEATATRNPLAAPDDWFNLDNFAIAFTDGQMARALWNTAFILVFSLLGTVMIGSMAAYAVDRFRFRMKKAVLALFLIAALVPSVTTQVATYQVVDGLGVMGTRWAPILLYAGTDIVSVYIFLQFMRSIPVALDEAARIDGANALTIYWRVILPLLRPAIATVVIVKGVAVYNDFYIPFLYMPSADLGTISTALFRFKGPYGAHWEVISAGTVLVIAPSLIVFLALQRFIYSGFTSGAVK; translated from the coding sequence GTGACGACCACCTCCGCCGGTCGACGGCGGTCATCACCACGCGCGATCCTCGCCGCGCTGCTCAAGTACCTGTCGTTGACGTTGGCCGTCGTGGCGGTCGTGCTGCCGTTGGCGGCGGTGCTGCTCACCTCGTTGCGCACCAGCGAGGAGGCGACGGCCACGCGCAACCCGCTCGCGGCACCGGACGACTGGTTCAACCTGGACAACTTCGCGATCGCGTTCACCGATGGACAGATGGCGCGTGCCCTGTGGAACACGGCGTTCATCCTGGTGTTCTCCCTGCTGGGGACGGTCATGATCGGCTCGATGGCCGCCTACGCCGTGGACCGCTTCCGGTTCCGGATGAAGAAGGCCGTGTTGGCGCTGTTCCTGATCGCGGCCCTGGTGCCCAGCGTGACCACACAGGTGGCCACCTACCAGGTCGTGGACGGATTGGGCGTCATGGGCACGCGCTGGGCGCCGATCCTGCTCTACGCGGGCACCGACATCGTCTCGGTCTACATCTTCCTGCAGTTCATGCGTTCCATCCCGGTGGCGCTGGACGAGGCCGCCCGCATCGACGGCGCCAACGCGCTGACGATCTACTGGCGAGTGATCCTGCCGCTGCTCCGTCCGGCGATCGCCACCGTCGTCATCGTGAAGGGCGTGGCCGTCTACAACGACTTCTACATCCCGTTCCTCTACATGCCCTCGGCGGACCTGGGCACCATCTCCACAGCGCTGTTCCGCTTCAAAGGCCCCTACGGCGCCCACTGGGAAGTGATCTCGGCGGGCACCGTGCTGGTCATCGCACCCAGCCTGATCGTCTTCCTGGCGTTGCAGCGCTTCATCTACAGCGGCTTCACCTCTGGAGCCGTCAAGTAG
- a CDS encoding glycosyl hydrolase, protein MSLRARARSAAAIAAAALLLSATAVIGQGAALASPPAPAGATRTDVIDYFSNLTGRNWLSGQQDGPNSNPSQWYRKVHDITGLYPGVWGGDFGFGQNDIDNRQTVINQAKAAWAAGSIPALTWHACATFVATCQFEGGSWPVKGSWLNDSQWNELVTDGTALNNAWKTRMNQTVQYFQQLKDAGIPVLFRPQHEMNEGWAWWGGRPGANGSRKLFQITHDYLVGKGLDNIVWVWNVKDVAGGASRASEYYPGDQYVDLVTLDVWVQYFPSTEWYNAIQTIAHGKPIALAEVGRTPTPAQMASQPKWTYFSVWMDWLLKPEYNTNEGIKATYYDGRVLNQGEISIPSGGGGTPTRTGPITGVGGKCVDVAGSSSVNGTAVQLWDCNGGTAQRWTVGTDGTIGALGKCLDVTGQGTANGTLLQLWDCNGSSAQQWQSQGGGLRNPQSGRYLDVPSGNTANGTRLQIWDANTNAWQKWALPA, encoded by the coding sequence ATGTCCTTGCGCGCCCGAGCGCGTTCCGCTGCAGCCATCGCAGCGGCCGCGCTGCTGCTCAGCGCCACCGCCGTCATCGGCCAAGGGGCCGCCTTGGCGTCTCCACCGGCTCCCGCCGGTGCGACCCGCACCGACGTGATCGACTACTTCTCGAACCTCACCGGCCGCAACTGGCTGTCGGGGCAGCAGGACGGTCCCAACAGCAACCCTTCCCAGTGGTACCGCAAGGTCCACGACATCACCGGCCTCTACCCCGGCGTGTGGGGAGGCGACTTCGGCTTCGGCCAGAACGACATCGACAACCGGCAAACCGTGATCAACCAGGCCAAAGCCGCGTGGGCGGCCGGATCGATCCCGGCGCTGACGTGGCACGCCTGCGCCACGTTCGTCGCCACCTGCCAGTTCGAGGGGGGCAGCTGGCCGGTCAAGGGCAGCTGGCTCAACGACTCCCAGTGGAACGAACTGGTCACCGACGGCACGGCGCTGAACAACGCCTGGAAAACCCGGATGAACCAGACCGTCCAGTACTTCCAGCAGCTCAAGGACGCGGGAATCCCCGTGCTGTTCCGACCGCAGCACGAGATGAACGAGGGCTGGGCCTGGTGGGGCGGCCGACCCGGCGCCAACGGCAGCCGCAAGCTCTTCCAGATCACGCACGACTACCTGGTGGGCAAAGGGCTCGACAACATCGTGTGGGTGTGGAACGTCAAGGACGTCGCGGGCGGGGCGTCACGGGCCTCCGAGTACTACCCCGGTGACCAGTACGTCGACCTGGTGACGCTGGACGTGTGGGTGCAGTACTTCCCGAGCACGGAGTGGTACAACGCGATCCAGACGATCGCCCACGGCAAACCGATCGCGCTGGCCGAGGTCGGCCGCACCCCGACACCGGCGCAGATGGCCTCGCAGCCGAAGTGGACCTACTTCAGCGTCTGGATGGACTGGTTGCTCAAGCCCGAGTACAACACCAACGAGGGAATCAAGGCCACCTACTACGACGGCCGAGTCCTCAACCAGGGTGAGATCAGCATTCCCTCCGGAGGCGGCGGCACGCCGACGCGCACCGGCCCCATCACCGGCGTCGGCGGCAAGTGCGTCGATGTGGCGGGTTCTTCCTCCGTCAACGGCACCGCGGTCCAGCTGTGGGACTGCAACGGCGGCACGGCCCAACGCTGGACGGTCGGCACGGACGGCACGATCGGCGCCCTGGGCAAATGCCTGGACGTCACCGGCCAGGGCACCGCGAACGGCACACTCCTACAACTGTGGGACTGCAACGGGTCCAGCGCCCAGCAGTGGCAGTCGCAAGGCGGAGGACTGCGCAACCCGCAGTCGGGCCGCTACCTCGACGTCCCGTCGGGGAACACCGCCAACGGCACTCGCCTGCAGATCTGGGACGCCAACACCAATGCGTGGCAGAAGTGGGCCCTTCCTGCCTGA
- a CDS encoding glycosyl hydrolase: MHHTTTAHTRRAAQRFGAALVATLTTLGILTAVSPQAQAFPASSRQNVINYLNSIAGRNIVSGQHNKEPASNPGQYTQQVKDVTGQYPGLWGGDLMFNPQDVANRQRVVDQAKTEWANGSLVALTWHVCTPTGGSTCAFDGGVKTSISNDQFNQVVTDGTALNTAWKNRLREAVPYLQQLKAAGVPVLFRPLHEMNESWNWWGNRPGPNGGARLYQITHDFMVSQGLDNLIWVWNVQDNPNANWASYYPGSQYVDVVSLDVWYKGYPSSGDYQQIQNIAAGKPIALAETGKVPNASLLDSQTRWAYFMVWSEQLRGSNTNAEIQAGYFHPRTLNQKEFTVPGV, translated from the coding sequence GTGCACCACACCACCACCGCGCACACCAGGCGCGCGGCACAACGGTTCGGAGCGGCGCTCGTCGCCACCCTGACCACGCTGGGAATCCTGACAGCGGTGTCACCGCAGGCGCAGGCGTTCCCGGCGTCCTCGCGCCAGAACGTCATCAACTACCTCAACTCGATCGCCGGGCGCAACATCGTCTCCGGCCAGCACAACAAGGAACCCGCGAGCAACCCCGGCCAGTACACCCAGCAGGTCAAGGACGTCACCGGTCAGTACCCCGGCCTGTGGGGCGGCGACCTGATGTTCAACCCCCAGGACGTCGCCAACCGGCAGCGCGTCGTCGACCAGGCCAAGACCGAATGGGCGAACGGGTCGCTGGTCGCGTTGACCTGGCACGTTTGCACCCCGACCGGCGGCAGCACGTGCGCCTTCGACGGCGGCGTGAAGACGAGCATCTCCAACGACCAGTTCAACCAGGTCGTCACCGACGGCACCGCGCTCAACACCGCCTGGAAGAACCGCCTGCGCGAGGCCGTGCCCTACCTCCAGCAGCTCAAGGCCGCCGGTGTCCCGGTGCTCTTCCGCCCGCTGCACGAGATGAACGAGTCCTGGAACTGGTGGGGCAACCGCCCCGGCCCCAACGGGGGCGCACGCCTCTACCAGATCACCCACGACTTCATGGTCAGCCAGGGCCTGGACAACCTGATCTGGGTGTGGAACGTCCAGGACAACCCCAACGCCAACTGGGCCTCCTACTACCCCGGTTCGCAGTACGTGGACGTCGTGTCCCTGGACGTCTGGTACAAGGGCTACCCGAGTTCGGGTGACTACCAGCAGATCCAGAACATCGCCGCGGGCAAGCCCATCGCCCTCGCCGAGACCGGAAAGGTGCCCAACGCCTCGCTGCTGGACAGCCAGACCCGCTGGGCATACTTCATGGTCTGGTCCGAACAGTTGCGCGGCAGCAACACCAACGCCGAGATCCAGGCGGGCTACTTCCACCCGAGGACCCTCAACCAGAAGGAATTCACTGTTCCCGGCGTGTGA
- a CDS encoding HAMP domain-containing sensor histidine kinase yields MDELRRPALRARVRFTALYAALFLGSGIGLLALTLLLAGGQSTQAVPGQPDPAGSREIIAGLREQLAGAEEARSRQLLVAAALALLVMAVVSVVMGKAVAGRVLRPLRTITAATRRITADSLHERLAAPGPDDEVKHLADTIDGLLERLETSFAAQRRFIANTSHELRTPLATMRASLDVAVAKPEPSSQAVALADRMRTELDRVDELLEGLLVLARAQHGVLADRVEVSLADLAADALAIRADAIATKGLVLDTAFTGTARTVGSPALLARMVENVIDNAVVHNGNGGWIRVTAGIEPRLVVETGGPVLDPDHVARLAQPFQRLAADRTGFDTGTGLGLSIVAAIAGAHGGRLDLHARPEGGLRVTLVLP; encoded by the coding sequence ATGGACGAACTGCGACGCCCGGCACTGCGGGCACGGGTGCGCTTCACCGCTCTGTACGCCGCGCTGTTCCTCGGGTCCGGGATCGGGCTGCTGGCGTTGACGCTCCTGCTCGCGGGCGGCCAGTCGACCCAGGCCGTCCCCGGACAGCCCGACCCGGCCGGGTCGCGGGAGATCATCGCCGGCCTGCGCGAGCAGCTGGCGGGAGCGGAGGAGGCGCGGTCGCGCCAACTGCTGGTGGCCGCCGCGCTCGCGCTCCTCGTGATGGCCGTCGTCTCCGTCGTGATGGGCAAGGCCGTCGCGGGCCGGGTGCTGCGGCCGTTGCGGACGATCACGGCGGCGACCAGGCGGATCACCGCGGACAGCCTGCACGAACGGCTGGCCGCGCCCGGCCCCGACGACGAGGTCAAGCACCTGGCGGACACCATCGACGGGCTGCTCGAACGCCTGGAGACGTCCTTCGCGGCCCAGCGCCGGTTCATCGCCAACACCTCGCACGAGCTGCGCACCCCGCTCGCGACGATGCGCGCGTCGCTGGACGTGGCCGTGGCGAAACCCGAACCGTCGTCGCAGGCCGTCGCGCTGGCCGACCGGATGCGCACCGAACTCGACCGCGTGGACGAACTGCTGGAGGGCCTGCTCGTCCTGGCCCGCGCCCAGCACGGCGTGCTCGCCGACCGCGTCGAGGTCTCGCTCGCGGACCTGGCCGCAGACGCCCTGGCCATCCGCGCCGACGCCATCGCGACCAAGGGGCTCGTGCTGGACACCGCGTTCACGGGCACCGCGCGCACGGTCGGCAGCCCCGCGCTGCTGGCGCGCATGGTGGAGAACGTGATCGACAACGCCGTGGTGCACAACGGGAACGGCGGCTGGATCCGCGTCACGGCGGGGATCGAACCGCGGCTGGTGGTCGAGACGGGCGGGCCGGTGCTCGATCCGGACCACGTCGCCCGGCTCGCCCAGCCGTTCCAGCGCCTCGCCGCCGACCGCACCGGCTTCGACACCGGCACCGGGCTGGGCCTGTCGATCGTCGCCGCCATCGCGGGTGCCCACGGCGGCAGGCTCGACCTGCACGCCCGCCCCGAAGGCGGCCTGCGCGTCACCCTGGTGCTGCCGTGA